A region of the Pricia mediterranea genome:
ATGGCAAAAACGTCCCAGAGCAGGGGGGAGTTAAAATTGACCCATAACGAACCGAACTGGTTCGGGATAGGCAGCACCCAATAGGCCAACCAGGGGCGGCCCATGTGAATGACGGGGAAAAGCCCTGCCTGTATGACCGAAAAGATGGTCATCGCCTCCGCAGAACGGTTGATGGCCATTCTCCACTTTTGCCGGAAGAGCAGCAGTACCGCGGAAATCAATGTGCCCGCGTGTCCTATTCCTACCCACCAAACAAAGTTGGTAATGTCCCACGCCCAGCCTATGGTCTTGTTGAGTCCCCATGTTCCGATGCCTGTGGACACGGTGTAAATGATACAACCTACACCCCAGAGAAACGCGACCAGAGCGATGGAAAAAACAATCCACCAATGTTTGTTCGCCTTTCCTTCGACGGGAGCGGCGATATCCACGCTAACATCGTGGTAACCTTTGTCCCCGAGAACCAAGGGCTTTCGAATAGGTGCTTCGTAATGCGACGCCATAAATATTAATTATAATTACTTAACTTTTAACTTCTTATGCCTCGTTGGTATTTCGCACTTTTACGTGGTAGAATACGTTGGGTTTTGTGTTCAGGTACTCTAACAAATGATACATTCTATTGCTTTCGAGCAATTCCGAAACCTGGCTTTCCTCGTCATTGATATCGCCGAAAACCATTGCACCGTTGCTACAAGCGGCAGAACACGCCGTTTGAAATTCTCCGTCCTTTATAGTGCGACCATCTCTTTTGGCATCTAAAATGGTTTTTTGCGTCATTTGGATACACATCGAACATTTTTCCATGACCCCCCTGGAACGGACGTTGACGTCCGGATTGATGACCATTTTGCCTAGGTCATTGTTCATGTGGTAGTCGAATTCATCGTTATTATTGTACAGGAACCAGTTGAAGCGCCGTACTTTGTAAGGGCAGTTGTTGGCACAGTATCGCGTGCCTACGCAACGATTATAAGCCATTTGGTTCTGGCCCTGCCTACCGTGCGAAGTTGCCGCGACGGGACAAACCGTTTCACACGGGGCATGGTTACAATGTTGGCACATGACAGGTTGAAAGACTACCTGGGGGTTCGTAGCGGGATCTTCCATCTCGTCGAAACCGCCCAGGGATCCTTTGTCGCCCCAGAGCCCGTCCATTTCCTCCTTTTTCGTGAGGTCCTCTTCGAAAGTGTCCTCGGAGGAATAATACCGGTCGATACGCAACCAGTGCATATCCCTACTTTTTCTGACCTCGGCCTTCCCGACTACGGGTACATTGTTCTCCGCATGGCACGCGATAACACATGCGCCACAGCCCGTACAGGCGTTTAAGTCGATGGAGAGATTAAAATGGTGGCCTACGGAACGATCAAAACCTCTCCAAAGGTCCACCGATGTGGCGGGAACTTCTTGATGGCTCAATGATACTTGGGGCACATGGTTCCACTCCGCATGATCTTTGGTATTGAAGATTTCCAAAGTGGTCTCTTTGATGATATCGCCCCGCCCCATTAAGGTTTTATGTAGCTGGACGCATGCGAATTCGTGAACGCCGGAAGCCTTTTCTATGGTAGCGGATTGGATGTTCTTAAAATCCCGATACAGGGGATACGCATTTACCCCGGTCTGCATTTCGGTTTTCATTCCCACTGTCTTTCCGTAACCGAACGAAAGTCCGATGGAGCCGGTGGCCTGCCCAGGCTGTATGATTACCGGAACGTTATTTATGGTAGCGCCGTTAACCGATACATTGGCATAGCTACCGTTCATCCCGCCGTCTGCAACATGTGGGTTCTCAAAGCCCATCCGATCGGCATCCGCTTTGGAAACTGTTACATAATTATCCCAAGAAACACGCGTAATCGGGTCTGGAAATTCTTGTAACCAAGGGTTATTGGCCTGATCGCCCGCGCCCATCCCCGTTTTGGAATAAAGCGTTAACTCCATTCCGTTACCGCTGGTGGCGTTGGTCAGGTAGTTGATGGCGGTAGCGATCGGGATGGCCCGAACCTCGTTCATGGCCTCGTCTTGGACGGCTGTACCAGTCTGCTCCTTGTCTTCTTCGGAAGTCGTATTATCAGGGTCTGCCGATGCTTCGTTGATGGACTGACCCGTCATTCCCAATTCTTGCGTAAGTTCGGAGGTCATTGTCGACATGATCGGGAACATGTTGGGGCCGACGTTGTCTTTGGATGGCAATACCCCATCGTGCAATGCCTTGTTCCAA
Encoded here:
- a CDS encoding TAT-variant-translocated molybdopterin oxidoreductase, with translation MASNKKYWKNEAELNPNDSIVETLRQNEFVEEIPVDDFLGDKEKLSDSSTNRRDFLKYIGFSTAAASLAACQGPVKKSIPYVVQPENIVPGVANYFATSIANGFDFASILVKTREGRPIKVENNVDAKVGGGANARVQASVLSLYDSTRLQGPLADGEPVEWSALDAAVKSKLGNSGNSAQQIAVLTQTYASPSTQRLMAEFKTQYPNVNHVTYDAVSEDAALDAYQGKYGERALADYDFAKADLIVSFGADFLGDWQGGGYDSGYAKGRIPKNGKMSRHVQFEANMSLTGANADKRVPLTPMLQKVALAQLYAKLNGTNVGGELDENVQRVIDDLASQIRKNKGNAVVVCGLDDVHAQTVVLAINEMLGSKAFDPEMPRYVRQGNVKAVNKLIEDMKGGKVGALIMDGVNPMYTLPNAADFKEGMEQVDLSVIFSANWNETTEVTQYTGAANHYLESWGDLQIKKGHFSLMQPTIRELFDTRQFQAALLKWLDSDKTYYDYVKETWDTSILNGGDWNKALHDGVLPSKDNVGPNMFPIMSTMTSELTQELGMTGQSINEASADPDNTTSEEDKEQTGTAVQDEAMNEVRAIPIATAINYLTNATSGNGMELTLYSKTGMGAGDQANNPWLQEFPDPITRVSWDNYVTVSKADADRMGFENPHVADGGMNGSYANVSVNGATINNVPVIIQPGQATGSIGLSFGYGKTVGMKTEMQTGVNAYPLYRDFKNIQSATIEKASGVHEFACVQLHKTLMGRGDIIKETTLEIFNTKDHAEWNHVPQVSLSHQEVPATSVDLWRGFDRSVGHHFNLSIDLNACTGCGACVIACHAENNVPVVGKAEVRKSRDMHWLRIDRYYSSEDTFEEDLTKKEEMDGLWGDKGSLGGFDEMEDPATNPQVVFQPVMCQHCNHAPCETVCPVAATSHGRQGQNQMAYNRCVGTRYCANNCPYKVRRFNWFLYNNNDEFDYHMNNDLGKMVINPDVNVRSRGVMEKCSMCIQMTQKTILDAKRDGRTIKDGEFQTACSAACSNGAMVFGDINDEESQVSELLESNRMYHLLEYLNTKPNVFYHVKVRNTNEA